The following nucleotide sequence is from Archocentrus centrarchus isolate MPI-CPG fArcCen1 chromosome 18, fArcCen1, whole genome shotgun sequence.
ACTGTAGCCTCAATTTCATGTTCTTTGACAGGCGTGCCCCCCAGAGTGGTGCTCTGCTGCTACAgtatagcccatctgcttcaaggtttggcctgttgttcagagatgctcttctgcataccttggtagGAACGAGTTATTTGATACTGTTGCCCTCCTGATAGcgcaaagcagtctggccattctcctctgagctcagacaccaacaaggcattttcacccagagaactgctgctcattggatattttctctttttcagaccattctctgtaaaccctaaagatggttgtgtgggaaaatcccagcagatctgcagtttctgaaatactcagaccagcctgttgCTTAAATCacctcttcctcattctgatgctcagtttgaacttcagcaggtcatgtctccatgcctaaatgcactgagttgctgccatgtgattggctgattagatacttATATTAATGAGCAATTGAActggtgtgcctaataaagtggccgcTAAGTGTGCGTCTCatgtaatatttctgtctctgtaTAGATTTAGTGAAGATATTTTGTGCTTTAAAGCTGTTTTCTATTAATCTCGTCGTATTAAAATTCCATATCATGTGTAATGAATTTTGAAAGTAACATTAATAAAGTGGCAAACAGCAGGAAGATGAGTAGAAGCAGCAGTAAACACAGCAGCCAAATGGTGCCATCTGCTGGACCAACAACGCAtttcaacagcaaaacaaatgcACATAAATTACATTTACTGAAGCATTTTTGATCTGATTCATATGTTCAgttaacaaaatatttttcaaacctTCTTCAGCATCTGGAGTGAGGTAGACAACAGTTTCTGGAGGAAACAGGTCCAGACAGCTTTCCTCTGTTATATCCAtctataaagaaaaacacagagaaagaaaaatgatcagCATCTGTTCATAAACGGCTGCGACCATCTTTGGTTCACATTACAGAGAGTGTGAAACAACTGTGAGTGTCCTGTAATCAGTGATGGTCAGTTCCTCCACTTAAAATAATTGTCTTTAAGGTATTTATCAATTCTTTAACTAGAAAAACATCCAAAAttgtagagattttttttttttttttgcttgatgaTTTTAGAAAAGATGTTcgagcatctgactaggatgcctcctgggtgaggtgttccaggcagcCATAATTACCGTGTAGTTGAGGAAGCCGTCATTCATTCGCACGCACTCTCTGTAGAGACGACTGTCCTCTCTCAGGTCTGTCAGAAACAGGTGAAACGGTCGAGTCGCCTTCTTGTTTGACCCGTAAAGTCGTCTCAACTGGCCGGCCAGTCGGCTAATCTCCTGCAACAATAACACATACACTGCTGAAGGCGAATAAACGTTCTGTAACCACTTTTAATGAagcaaaaaccttttaaaaagtGTCACTCTTAAAATAAAGGGGTTTTTTTGTAAGTTGAAAACATTGTTTTAAGGTTTTTGCCATCATCCACCAACCTTGTCAGACATGCAGTCCGTCATACTGAGGTCGACACAGACTTTGAGGCCTGTCGACCGAGCCTCAGCTAAACGCTCTTTAGTGATCGCCTTCATGACCCGTTTGGTAAGCTGAGGACGGTCTGTGCTAGCGCCTGgatgacaaagaaaacacaaaaagggaCAGGTGCTGTGATTAAACAAGCTGGAGACTTTCACTCTCAGTTGCTGCTTAAGATTCTCTTTGCTGAGTCTTTACCGGACTCCAGCTCACgattcatcttcctcctcagctTTTCTTCCTTCCTCCTGCTCTTCTTTGCAGCCAGCTGCTTCTCCCAGTGTCGCTGCTTCCTCAGCACGTTCCTCTGTTCATTAAACAGACAAATAACTATGAGCCCCGCAGAAGCTCTCACAAGTCTGAAGATATTTTGGGGCACACAATTACAGAACAGTTCATCCTTTCATTTATCGATTAAACAAAAGTGACATTTTGCTGTTAAAAACTAGGCGATCTTCTTCTGTCAGCTACCATCTCAGCTCCCtatcatcctcctctgtcacaccagccctctgcatgtcctccttcactacatccatgaacctcctctgtggtcttcctcttttccaccagctccatcttcaacatcctttgtccaacatatccactctccctcctctgcacatgtccggACCAcctcagcctcgcctctctaactttgtctccaaactgctcatccTGAGCCGTCCCTCTGATGCACTCATTTATAACCCATCCTGGgcactcccaatgaaaacctGAACATCTTCATCTCTGCCTCGTGTCTTTTAGTCAATGCTGCCATTTGCAAACCACACATCTCGAAAAGTACCGATTGCATATTTGGACACTAATTTAAGATATATGGATGCATAATTTTATGTTTCACCTTAAAACTGACTCAGTTTCATCATGTTTTCTTCATCTGGAGATAGTTTATTAATGCCTGGAATGCTCTGCAGTGGAAGCCAAGAGGCCGAGAGATCGGTGAGATTAATTGGCTGTAACTTCATTATTTTTTGGGCTATTCATGTGGTTTAGGTAtcaaaatgtgtctttttttgctctttttgtcTACATGGGTTTCAGGTATAAATGGGAAGACagcatttgtttttaacataCTTACATACATCAAAGCAGGTCTCGCTACCATGTTGTGAACCGGACAGCCACTTAAACTAAAGGAAAACTCATGTACTTATAAATGTTCCCAGTGGATTTTTAAGCTTTGAGATTTCTAAGGTCACAAAACTGTTTGGACTCATGAAAAAGCTGCTCAAACAACTCAAATCATAACACGAATCTGCTTTACATCAAAAAATTAAGAGCAAAGCCACATAGTCACATTTGTGGGTGCAGAAACAAGATTGTCAGGTCATTTTAGATCATGTTCACCTGATGcctttattttgcagttttgacACCTCtgtataataaaaatatcatttaaaaaatcagtAATTTGGAGATATTTGTAATGTAGATGATCAAGAAACCCTCATTCATTTGAAAATGTTATTAATAACATATAAAGccctggacactcaggtgatcACGGATCTTTGTGTGGTTTTATCCAAACTGTGAAGCACGTTGCGTTTTAAACACTACTACACaagttgtattattattattactactgcGTATTCAttgaacagtgattttttttatgtagattTTGCACCTTGTTTATGCGGAAGATTCAGTAAACAAACTTACAGAACAGGGCAAATCTTCTCTCCCGGGCTTGGGGTGCACAGCGTCAATCTCCACGTCGATGTGAAGCAGCTCCAGGAGCTCTGCAGCTCCATCCAGCCGCGATTCACACGTTTCCGGCCCGGTTTGAGCCATCTCAGTCTGCCTGCTGGCTCCGCAGGTATCCCCTgcgaataaaaacaaagaacaccGTGTAAACGTCCACGCGTGTGTCTTGTGCTGTGGTACAGCTTGAGGTAGTggaagactttttaaaaagaggtaggtgtgtgtgtgtgtgcgtgtgcgcgtgcgccCCGTAACGGTGCAAACACAAACCCCCGACTGACACCTGAAAAGCTCAGTAAACGCAGACAGAGGAGGACATACCCAGACACATGCCTGTGCTGGAAACGAGTCGCCTCCGCTTAAATGAACACGTGAGCGGCGCGCGTGAATGACGTAACGTAAACAAAGTAGAAGAGGCGGGGCAAAGAGATGAATAAATTAGgattaatgaaataaaacactaaataaaacaaagattcCTGAAAGTCTGTTTGTGTAAATGAGCTGCATCAAAAGGCCTTTGTATTCAAAAGCTGCTAACACCGTTGCCACCTGACCACCATTAgtgctgtcactgcattaaaaaacaacacTAAATGCCATCTTCAACTTTTTTGATTTGGAAATTACATCAAATAATGAACAATTTCATCAaataatgccccccccccccatgtgaATACTTCGGGGGTTTCCATGAAGCTGTGGAGTGTGATGTTTTAGACTCGTTAAATATACCAGAGTGATTCTTCATACTGGGACTGACTCCAGAAATTTCTTCAGGTGGACCAGCTAATGTAAATCTAGCAGCTAGCCCATATCCTACTCACTAAAACCTGCATCCAAGCAGTCACTGCAATTCACTGCACAGCTTAACATTATTACTgcccattttaaaacatttttgtataGTTACTAAAAATGACTCAAGTGTTTAAAATTACATGCCTTTAAATAAATCACCTAACATACTTTTACAAAATTACTCCTATTTTGTTTGATGGCTGCCTGTAATAAagtgtttttctctgttgtgGTTGTGTTTACCTGGCAGCTGCCACAGAATTTCTGAAAGAATCATTACAAATAAAAggataattaaaaatgaaagcgAGAGCATCTCTATATCTCTGAGCACTGTGCTGTTGTGGCATAAAGTTGTAAGCGTGTTCTACATATTTTACCAAAATAAATCAACCCTTTAAaatagtaaaaagaaaagaaaagaaaagaaaatacagtcGGCTCGTCACGATGGTAGGAGCAGTTGTTTGGAGTCGGTACACAAAAATCGACGCACAAGCGTCCGTTGCTAGCTAGTTGTTTTAATcagaaaactgaataaaatcccttttttctttatttttattattttatctctCATTGTGTTGCAGCACGTGATAGCAGAATCCAGTCACACTGTGCATGTGGCAGATTTCTCTAAAACTCTGCTATACATTTGCGGGTTAGTCTTCTGTTGTTGTTAGCACCTGAGGCTAACACGTTGCCGTGCGGCATCACATCTGCCAATGAAAGACGCAGAGGAGGGGGGCATGGCGCCAGAGTGTATTGTGGGTACTCCAGATGACggatttatattattttacgGTTCTCAGCCCGGTATAGTCGCTGTCCGGGGGCCTGGACCAATGTGCGCGGCTGTGAACCCAGTAAGCACAAACAGCAGGTAGCGTTTGCTGACAGCACCGTGACTGAGAGCGGCAGCGTCCCTGTAGTAATAGCTGAGAAAGCGACTAAACTCGTTAAGACTATACTTTCAGGGATCATTTCTATAGTTTCTAACTTGAGAAATGCGTTTCTAAAGTGTTGGTCTCGCTAACCACGATGAAGAGGTGCTGATACTTTTTCCTGAGCGCGAAGCGGGCGCAGAGACTTGATTTATATCTTACGCTCTGTGCTTTTGATGACCGTTCACTGTTTCTCCGGAAATAGCGAGGGAAGGAGTATGATCAGAGTGGTTACGCCGA
It contains:
- the LOC115796954 gene encoding tRNA methyltransferase 10 homolog B-like isoform X1; this translates as MCLGDTCGASRQTEMAQTGPETCESRLDGAAELLELLHIDVEIDAVHPKPGREDLPCSRNVLRKQRHWEKQLAAKKSRRKEEKLRRKMNRELESGASTDRPQLTKRVMKAITKERLAEARSTGLKVCVDLSMTDCMSDKEISRLAGQLRRLYGSNKKATRPFHLFLTDLREDSRLYRECVRMNDGFLNYTMDITEESCLDLFPPETVVYLTPDAEEALETVDADKVYVLGGLVDESIQKKLSLSRARELSVQTARLPIDECMVKKNNTKNFHSKILAVNQVFDILLTFCDSSSWTEALQTWFPPGKGYVVAAGDSPPQPAT
- the LOC115796954 gene encoding tRNA methyltransferase 10 homolog B-like isoform X2 gives rise to the protein MAQTGPETCESRLDGAAELLELLHIDVEIDAVHPKPGREDLPCSRNVLRKQRHWEKQLAAKKSRRKEEKLRRKMNRELESGASTDRPQLTKRVMKAITKERLAEARSTGLKVCVDLSMTDCMSDKEISRLAGQLRRLYGSNKKATRPFHLFLTDLREDSRLYRECVRMNDGFLNYTMDITEESCLDLFPPETVVYLTPDAEEALETVDADKVYVLGGLVDESIQKKLSLSRARELSVQTARLPIDECMVKKNNTKNFHSKILAVNQVFDILLTFCDSSSWTEALQTWFPPGKGYVVAAGDSPPQPAT